A section of the Hevea brasiliensis isolate MT/VB/25A 57/8 chromosome 17, ASM3005281v1, whole genome shotgun sequence genome encodes:
- the LOC110658190 gene encoding heavy metal-associated isoprenylated plant protein 39, with the protein MKKVVLKLELHDDKEKKKAMKKVSGLSGVESISLDMKDKKLTVTGDVDPVHIVGKLRKLCHTEIVSVGPAKEPEKKKEEPKKQEPKKKEEPKKETKEKDDVAELVKAYKAYNPHMTTYYYARSVEEDPNACVIC; encoded by the exons ATGAAG AAAGTAGTGTTGAAATTGGAGCTACACGatgacaaagaaaagaaaaaagccaTGAAGAAAGTTTCTGGCCTTTCAG GAGTCGAATCGATCTCCCTGGACATGAAGGACAAGAAATTGACGGTAACTGGGGACGTTGATCCAGTACATATAGTGGGCAAACTGAGAAAGCTCTGCCACACAGAAATAGTTTCTGTAGGACCAGCAAAAGAGcctgaaaagaagaaggaagagccCAAGAAACAGGAGCCAAAGAAGAAGGAAGAGCCCAAGAAAGAGACCAAAGAGAAAGACGATGTGGCTGAGCTTGTTAAGGCTTATAAGGCATATAATCCTCATATGACAACCTACTATTATGCTAGAAGTGTTGAAGAAGATCCTAATGCGTGTGTTATTTGCTAG
- the LOC110658189 gene encoding protein REVEILLE 6 isoform X2 has product MVSKNPNLQDGFYLEPNGMALPGFGPVAAASTTSSSEDPSKKIRKPYTITKSRESWTEPEHDKFLEALQLFDRDWKKIKAFVGSKSVIQVQKNGTNEHLPPPRPKRKAAYPYPQKATKNAPMLSQPPGSFQSSTALIEPGFVQRPDSTSMPMNPTTSAAAASWSNNLPAVSLSNQTKVAANNCCIGTESAPRTKQIGETAELENHGHPLRVLPDFAQVYSFIGSVFDPNATNHLYRLKKMDTIDVETVLLLMRNLSINLTSPDFEDHRRLLSSYEIDTEAIVANDTEAIVANKTLKDNLPKNVAQFG; this is encoded by the exons ATGGTCTCAAAAAATCCGAACCTGCAAGACGGATTCTACTTGGAACCGAACGGAATGGCCCTACCCGGATTTGGACCCGTCGCCGCTGCATCCACTACATCTTCATCGGAGGATCCGTCTAAGAAGATCCGAAAACCCTACACCATCACCAAGTCCAGAGAAAGCTGGACCGAACCTGAGCACGACAAGTTCCTCGAAGCTCTTCAACT CTTTGATCGTGACTGGAAAAAGATTAAAGCATTTGTTGGGTCAAAATCAGTTATTCAG GTTCAGAAGAATGGAACCAATGAACACTTGCCTCCCCCTAGGCCTAAAAGGAAGGCTGCTTATCCATATCCACAGAAAGCCACAAAAAATG CCCCAATGCTCTCACAGCCTCCTGGATCCTTTCAATCATCAACTGCTCTTATTGAACCTGGATTTGTTCAAAGGCCTGATTCCACTTCAATGCCTATGAACCCTACAACTAGTGCTGCTGCAGCTTCCTGGTCAAATAATTTGCCAGCGGTCAGTTTATCAAATCAAACAAAAG TGGCGGCAAATAATTGTTGCATTGGCACTGAGAGTGCTCCTAGAACAAAACAAATTGGGGAAACAGCTGAGCTAGAGAATCATGGCCATCCATTGAGAG TTCTGCCTGACTTTGCTCAAGTATACAGCTTTATTGGCAGTGTCTTTGATCCAAATGCTACCAATCATCTGTATAGACTTAAAAAAATGGACACTATAGATGTTGAGACG GTGCTGTTGTTGATGAGAAACCTCTCTATCAATCTGACCAGTCCTGATTTTGAAGATCAT AGAAGGTTGCTCTCTTCTTATGAGATTGACACAGAAGCAATTGTTGCAAATGACACAGAAGCAATTGTTGCAAACAAAACCCTTAAAGACAATCTACCAAAGAACGTTGCTCAATTTGGGTGA
- the LOC110658187 gene encoding 40S ribosomal protein S10-1, translating to MIIPEKNRREISKYLFQEGVCYAKKDFNLAKHPNIDVPNLQVIKLMQSFKSKEYVRETFAWMHYYWYLTNDGIEFLRTYLNLPSEIVPATLKKSARPTGRPMGGPPGDRPRGPPRFEGDRPRFGDRDGYRGGPRGGDFGGEKGGAPADFQPSFRGSGGRPGFGRGGGGYGAAQSSSSGFA from the exons ATG ATTATTCCAGAGAAGAACAGGAGGGAGATCTCAAAATATCTCTTTCAAG AGGGAGTTTGCTATGCAAAGAAGGATTTCAACCTTGCAAAGCACCCAAATATAGATGTCCCAAATCTCCAGGTGATTAAGCTGATGCAGAGCTTCAAATCCAAGGAGTATGTTCGTGAGACATTTGCATGGATGCACTACTACTGGTACCTCACAAATGATGGGATTGAGTTTTTGAGGACTTACCTCAATCTTCCATCAGAAATTGTTCCTGCCACATTAAAGAAATCTGCAAGGCCCACTGGTCGGCCAATGGGTGGCCCACCTGGTGACCGCCCTCG AGGCCCACCACGCTTTGAAGGAGACCGTCCAAGATTTGGTGATCGTGATGGGTACCGAGGAGGTCCTCGAGGGGGTGATTTTGGTGGTGAAAAGGGAGGTGCTCCAGCAGATTTTCAGCCCTCATTTAGG GGCTCTGGTGGAAGGCCTGGCTTTGGTCGTGGAGGTGGAGGTTATGGTGCAGCACAATCCAGTTCTTCCGGCTTTGCTTGA
- the LOC110658189 gene encoding protein REVEILLE 6 isoform X1: MVSKNPNLQDGFYLEPNGMALPGFGPVAAASTTSSSEDPSKKIRKPYTITKSRESWTEPEHDKFLEALQLFDRDWKKIKAFVGSKSVIQIRSHAQKYFLKVQKNGTNEHLPPPRPKRKAAYPYPQKATKNAPMLSQPPGSFQSSTALIEPGFVQRPDSTSMPMNPTTSAAAASWSNNLPAVSLSNQTKVAANNCCIGTESAPRTKQIGETAELENHGHPLRVLPDFAQVYSFIGSVFDPNATNHLYRLKKMDTIDVETVLLLMRNLSINLTSPDFEDHRRLLSSYEIDTEAIVANDTEAIVANKTLKDNLPKNVAQFG, encoded by the exons ATGGTCTCAAAAAATCCGAACCTGCAAGACGGATTCTACTTGGAACCGAACGGAATGGCCCTACCCGGATTTGGACCCGTCGCCGCTGCATCCACTACATCTTCATCGGAGGATCCGTCTAAGAAGATCCGAAAACCCTACACCATCACCAAGTCCAGAGAAAGCTGGACCGAACCTGAGCACGACAAGTTCCTCGAAGCTCTTCAACT CTTTGATCGTGACTGGAAAAAGATTAAAGCATTTGTTGGGTCAAAATCAGTTATTCAG ATACGTAGTCATGCACAGAAGTATTTTTTAAAGGTTCAGAAGAATGGAACCAATGAACACTTGCCTCCCCCTAGGCCTAAAAGGAAGGCTGCTTATCCATATCCACAGAAAGCCACAAAAAATG CCCCAATGCTCTCACAGCCTCCTGGATCCTTTCAATCATCAACTGCTCTTATTGAACCTGGATTTGTTCAAAGGCCTGATTCCACTTCAATGCCTATGAACCCTACAACTAGTGCTGCTGCAGCTTCCTGGTCAAATAATTTGCCAGCGGTCAGTTTATCAAATCAAACAAAAG TGGCGGCAAATAATTGTTGCATTGGCACTGAGAGTGCTCCTAGAACAAAACAAATTGGGGAAACAGCTGAGCTAGAGAATCATGGCCATCCATTGAGAG TTCTGCCTGACTTTGCTCAAGTATACAGCTTTATTGGCAGTGTCTTTGATCCAAATGCTACCAATCATCTGTATAGACTTAAAAAAATGGACACTATAGATGTTGAGACG GTGCTGTTGTTGATGAGAAACCTCTCTATCAATCTGACCAGTCCTGATTTTGAAGATCAT AGAAGGTTGCTCTCTTCTTATGAGATTGACACAGAAGCAATTGTTGCAAATGACACAGAAGCAATTGTTGCAAACAAAACCCTTAAAGACAATCTACCAAAGAACGTTGCTCAATTTGGGTGA
- the LOC110658188 gene encoding uncharacterized protein LOC110658188, with the protein MNLHSRRESEDLCAGKTFGSSEHQIMERRDVEKRERQILHLMHCYVANSFELVRKEHKAIDEKQKNVSDEHKENLDPDIAKYSEDSRNHKRISNFLLFFCACFCMQRNIVHCLCKQIPGEVFSNKILKPFHMQDVYHYCWWNYRFKVTPHIFSLGSIVMSNWTRMRAPCYPLPTLLISLFKKVICLMVGASFSE; encoded by the exons ATGAATCTTCATTCAAGAAGAGAGAGTGAAGATTTATGTGCTGGTAAAACATTTGGTTCTTCTGAGCATCAAATTATGGAGAGACGGGATGTGGAAAAAAGAGAGAGGCAAATTCTCCACCTCATGCATTGCTATGTAGCAA ATTCATTTGAGTTGGTGAGGAAGGAGCATAAAGCTATTGATGAGAAGCAAAAGAATGTTTCAGATGAACATAAAGAAAATTTGGACCCAGATATTGCTAAATATTCAGAGGATTCCAGAAATCATAAGAGGATTTCTAATTTCTTGTTATTCTTCTGTGCATGCTTCTGCATGCAGAGAAATATCGTGCACTGCTTGTGCAAGCAGATCCCTGGAGAAGTGTTTTCAAACAAGATCCTTAAACCATTCCACATGCAAGACGTATATCATTATTGTTGGTGGAATTACAGATTCAAAGTTACTCCGCATAT TTTTAGCCTGGGCAGCATTGTGATGTCAAATTGGACCAGAATGAGAGCTCCATGTTATCCTCTTCCAACTTTGTTGataagtttattcaagaag GTTATATGCCTAATGGTAGGGGCTTCATTTTCTGAATGA